One Gossypium raimondii isolate GPD5lz chromosome 3, ASM2569854v1, whole genome shotgun sequence genomic window carries:
- the LOC105796197 gene encoding LOW QUALITY PROTEIN: cytochrome P450 86B1 (The sequence of the model RefSeq protein was modified relative to this genomic sequence to represent the inferred CDS: inserted 4 bases in 3 codons; substituted 2 bases at 2 genomic stop codons) — protein sequence MSIALLGLFIFSCLHERLTRKGLMICPVFGIIPSIVFHLSDACNWGTIVLIKARGTIHYRGMWMGGAYGIATTDPSNIEYMLKANFQNFPKGNYYRERFCDLLADGIFNADDKSWMEQRQLAMHXHFIEYSFKIMQDXVHKNLLILLQKLSISGSNSFDLQEVLIRFTFDNISTVAXVVNPGCLALDFPKVPFAKAFEKATKLTLLRFLMPPFVXKPLKFFELGNERRLKEAIKVVHDFVDKKVRDRRKILGNLSNQSDLLSRLIESENKQGQNRHFPGNFLRHFCASFILASQDTTSIALAWFFWLIHKNPQVENKILGXIYEILCHPECRTHDDHITVFTKEGLKKMVYLQAALSESLRLYPSVPIELKQVLKDDVLPDGTRLKKGTQVFNFLFSMVRMESIWGKDCLEFKPERRIKDGKFVSANQFKYPVFNAGPRRCLGKNFSYTQMKMVAVSVLLRYSVKVVEGHSVVPKLTTTLYMKNGLMVTLRPRLVNNA from the exons ATGTCGATTGCGTTGTTGGGGCTATTCATTTTCAGTTGTTTGCATGAGAGACTTACAAGAAAGGGTCTGATGATATGCCCAGTGTTTGGAATAATACCATCAATTGTCTTCCACTTGAGTGATGCATGTAATTGGGGCACCATAGTTTTGATAAAAGCTAGGGGAACAATTCATTACAGGGGAATGTGGATGGGAGGTGCATATGGGATCGCCACAACTGACCCTTCCAACATTGAATATATGCTCAAGGCAAATTTCCAGAACTTCCCTAAAGGCAATTACTACAGAGAGAGATTTTGCGACCTACTAGCGGATGGGATTTTCAACGCCGATGATAAATCATGGATGGAGCAAAGGCAACTTGCGATGC GTCATTTTATAGAGTACTCCTTTAAAATCATGCAAG TAGTGCACAAAAACCTATTGATTTTATTGCAAAAGCTGAGTATTTCAGG TTCCAACAGTTTTGATCTACAAGAAGTGCTTATTCGGTTTACATTCGATAACATTTCCACAGTAGC CGTCGTTAATCCTGGGTGTTTGGCCCTTGATTTTCCCAAAGTTCCCTTTGCGAAAGCATTTGAAAAGGCCACGAAACTCACCTTATTAAGATTCTTGATGCCACCTTTTGTATAGAAGCCTTTGAAGTTCTTCGAACTTGGAAATGAGAGACGGCTCAAGGAAGCAATAAAAGTTGTCCACGATTTTGTAGATAAGAAAGTGAGAGATCGAAGGAAAATACTTGGGAACTTAAGCAACCAATCTGATTTATTGTCGAGGCTTATTGAGAGTGAAAATAAACAAGGCCAAAACAGGCATTTTCCAGGTAATTTCTTGAGACATTTTTGCGCAAGTTTCATCTTAGCAAGTCAAGACACAACGTCGATTGCATTAGCCTGGTTTTTTTGGCTTATACACAAAAACCCACAAGTGGAAAACAAAATCCTAGGCTAAATCTACGAAATTTTATGCCATCCCGAGTGTAGAACACACGATGATCACATCACAGTTTTCACAAAAGAGGGATTGAAAAAGATGGTTTATCTCCAAGCAGCATTATCTGAATCCCTACGGCTCTACCCATCAGTGCCGATTGAATTGAAACAAGTTCTAAAAGACGATGTGCTCCCCGATGGAACAAGGTTAAAAAAGGGTACTCAAGTGTTCAATTTCCTATTCTCAATGGTTCGTATGGAATCCATATGGGGCAAAGATTGCTTGGAGTTCAAGCCGGAAAGGCGAATCAAAGATGGGAAGTTCGTGAGTGCAAACCAATTTAAATACCCCGTTTTTAATGCCGGTCCGAGGCGATGTCTGGGGAAGAATTTTTCTTACACTCAGATGAAAATGGTGGCTGTTTCAGTACTATTAAGGTATTCGGTTAAGGTTGTTGAAGGTCACAGTGTTGTACCAAAGCTGACCACCACACTCTACATGAAAAATGGTTTAATGGTGACGCTAAGGCCTAGGTTGGTAAACAATGCTTAG